One window of the Bacillus alkalicellulosilyticus genome contains the following:
- the ltrA gene encoding group II intron reverse transcriptase/maturase codes for MKLLTEKSLSEKKLRHNEYYYMQEHLDSLYERSQRKQKFENLMSLITSRNNILLAYRNIKRNSGSVTSGVDGVSIRDIERIDTEKFVEIIQRKFNCYNPRKVKRVEIPKANGKTRPLGIPSIWDRIVQQCILQILEPICEAKFNKHSYGFRPNRSTEHAIADMAVRINRGFLHYVIDIDIKSFFDEVNHNKLMKQIWTLGIRDKQLLVIIRKILKAPILMPNGKVKYPQKGTPQGGVLSPLLANINLNEMDWWLANQWEERNLAEVTPSFKKSGTRMRGYEYAKMRKTTTLKEFYFVRYADDFKIICRNRKTALKIFIATKLWLKERLNLPISEEKSGITNLKKANSEFLGFSFKAVRKGKMSKGADKYVTRSHVSSKAIKQKRKSLRQQISKVKRANGKEQIEEIIKYNSMVRGIHNYYRLATHCSDDFTRLHKDIHITWYNKLKKQGLTSVGIYEGNSEGIKPYLSSKRLRYLAGTPILPIGFIQHKNPMNLKSAINQFTPSGRKQIHEDLTMVPSWKLRYLWQHPVIGRNNSVEYFDNRISKFVAQKGNCYITNTELEMNKVHCHHIVPYSISKDDSYSNLVIIGDTVHKLIHSTKKETIAKLMEILKLSKEQLDKLNELRSLAGEIKICSE; via the coding sequence ATGAAATTATTGACTGAGAAATCGCTGTCTGAAAAGAAGCTTAGACATAATGAATACTACTACATGCAAGAACACCTAGATTCATTATACGAACGTAGCCAGCGTAAACAAAAATTCGAAAATCTGATGAGTCTCATTACTTCCAGAAACAACATCCTATTAGCTTACAGAAATATCAAGCGTAATAGTGGGAGTGTTACCAGTGGAGTAGATGGAGTCTCCATTAGAGACATTGAGCGAATAGATACTGAGAAATTTGTAGAGATTATCCAACGAAAGTTTAATTGTTATAATCCCAGAAAAGTAAAAAGAGTAGAAATTCCCAAAGCAAACGGAAAAACTAGACCTCTTGGTATTCCGTCTATATGGGACCGAATCGTTCAACAGTGTATCCTACAAATTCTTGAGCCTATATGCGAAGCGAAGTTCAATAAGCATAGTTATGGTTTTAGACCAAACAGAAGCACTGAACACGCTATAGCAGATATGGCAGTCAGGATTAACAGAGGTTTCCTTCATTACGTGATTGATATTGACATTAAAAGTTTCTTCGATGAAGTCAATCACAACAAACTGATGAAGCAAATTTGGACACTAGGTATTCGGGATAAACAACTACTTGTAATCATTAGAAAAATTCTAAAAGCTCCCATCCTTATGCCGAATGGTAAGGTGAAATATCCGCAAAAAGGTACTCCACAAGGAGGAGTTCTTTCGCCATTACTTGCTAATATCAATCTGAATGAAATGGATTGGTGGCTAGCGAATCAATGGGAAGAAAGAAACCTAGCGGAGGTTACGCCTAGTTTCAAGAAATCCGGTACTAGAATGAGAGGTTATGAATACGCCAAAATGAGAAAAACAACTACCCTCAAAGAATTTTACTTCGTGAGATACGCAGATGATTTTAAAATCATTTGTAGGAACAGAAAAACAGCCTTGAAGATCTTTATTGCGACAAAGTTGTGGCTTAAGGAAAGGTTGAATCTTCCAATCTCTGAAGAAAAATCGGGTATCACAAATCTCAAGAAGGCTAATAGTGAATTTCTAGGATTTTCATTTAAAGCAGTTAGGAAGGGGAAAATGAGCAAAGGTGCGGATAAGTACGTCACGCGTTCTCATGTATCCTCAAAAGCAATTAAGCAGAAAAGAAAGTCTCTAAGACAACAAATCTCAAAGGTAAAAAGAGCAAATGGCAAAGAGCAAATTGAGGAAATCATTAAATACAACAGCATGGTTAGAGGTATTCACAACTATTACCGATTAGCCACTCACTGTTCGGATGATTTTACTCGATTACACAAGGACATTCATATTACTTGGTATAACAAGCTGAAAAAGCAGGGTTTAACAAGTGTTGGTATATATGAAGGAAATAGTGAGGGTATCAAACCTTACCTTTCCTCTAAAAGACTTAGATACCTTGCTGGGACTCCTATACTACCGATTGGATTCATTCAACATAAAAATCCAATGAACCTAAAAAGTGCCATAAACCAATTTACTCCATCAGGTAGAAAGCAGATTCACGAAGACCTAACAATGGTTCCATCGTGGAAGCTAAGATACTTATGGCAACATCCTGTAATCGGAAGAAACAACTCGGTTGAATATTTTGATAACAGGATTTCAAAATTTGTTGCACAAAAAGGTAATTGCTACATTACCAATACTGAATTGGAGATGAATAAGGTGCATTGCCACCACATCGTACCGTACTCAATCAGTAAGGATGATTCGTATAGCAATCTAGTAATAATAGGAGATACAGTTCACAAACTGATTCATTCTACGAAAAAAGAAACCATAGCCAAGCTAATGGAAATTCTTAAACTTAGCAAAGAACAGTTGGACAAGTTGAATGAACTTCGCTCACTTGCTGGAGAGATTAAAATTTGCTCTGAATAA
- a CDS encoding reverse transcriptase/maturase family protein: MRIPKVVMDNLVEMSKRDENYVFERIYRNLYNEEFFLEAYAKLAKKEGNMTEGTDGKTIDGMSIDRIRKLIEQLKDESYQPKPSRREYIPKKPTGQRPLGIPSMDDKLVQEVARRILEGLYEPIFRDSSHGFRPNLSCQTAVDKIQKTFTGVKWFVEGDIKGFFDNIDHHTLINLLRKRIKDEKFIRLIWKFLKAGYLEDWVYHKTFSGTPQGGVISPLLANIYLHELDKYMEQYAEEFNKGKKRKRTHDYRALEWQLTKMKKSDEEWALMSTSEKKKHTKAYKALIKKRNEMNATDPFDTDFRRINYVRYADDFLVGVIGSKEDAEKTKQDIKAFLSNKLKLELSVEKTLITHAHKEKARFLGFDIVTSYSTQPTRNKDGKLQRQNNGKVKLYVPKEKWVNKLLDRNILRINGNYWKMVHRPELINNDDLEIMSIYDAELRGFYEYYKIASNVSVLNKMAYIMEYSMYKTFASKYRISVRKVIDKFSVNGVFTVKYETKKGLKSKTLISSFTRAEKVNKDSKIDNLPIGWVYSGITSLIDRLKARVCEYCGATNVDLEMHHVRKLKDLKKKKNLQKWELIMIARNRRQLALCARGQGNDCHMNLHKGQL, translated from the coding sequence TTGAGAATCCCAAAAGTAGTTATGGACAACCTAGTTGAAATGTCCAAGAGAGATGAGAATTACGTTTTCGAACGTATATATCGAAATCTATATAATGAAGAGTTCTTCCTAGAAGCTTATGCAAAATTAGCTAAAAAGGAAGGTAATATGACAGAGGGTACTGACGGAAAAACCATTGATGGTATGAGCATTGACCGAATCCGTAAACTCATTGAACAGTTAAAAGATGAAAGTTACCAACCAAAACCTTCAAGAAGAGAATATATTCCAAAGAAGCCAACAGGTCAGAGACCTCTAGGAATTCCTTCAATGGATGATAAGTTAGTTCAAGAAGTAGCACGTAGAATCCTAGAAGGGTTATACGAACCTATCTTCCGAGATTCTTCACATGGTTTTAGACCTAATCTTAGTTGCCAAACTGCTGTAGACAAAATACAAAAAACATTCACTGGAGTTAAGTGGTTTGTTGAAGGAGACATCAAAGGATTCTTTGACAACATTGACCATCACACTTTAATCAATCTTCTTAGGAAAAGGATAAAAGATGAAAAGTTTATTCGACTTATCTGGAAATTCCTCAAAGCAGGTTATTTAGAGGATTGGGTTTACCACAAGACTTTCAGCGGCACACCTCAAGGTGGTGTCATCAGTCCATTATTAGCAAATATCTATCTTCATGAATTGGATAAGTATATGGAACAATATGCTGAAGAATTCAATAAGGGTAAGAAGCGAAAACGGACACATGATTATAGAGCGTTAGAATGGCAACTAACGAAAATGAAGAAATCTGATGAAGAATGGGCTTTAATGTCAACTTCTGAGAAAAAGAAACACACCAAAGCTTATAAAGCACTCATTAAGAAACGTAATGAGATGAATGCGACTGATCCATTTGATACTGACTTCCGTAGAATCAACTATGTTCGTTATGCTGATGATTTTCTTGTCGGTGTAATTGGAAGTAAGGAAGATGCGGAGAAAACCAAACAGGACATTAAGGCATTCTTGTCTAATAAGCTGAAACTTGAACTATCAGTAGAGAAAACACTTATCACTCATGCCCATAAAGAGAAAGCTAGATTTCTGGGTTTTGATATTGTAACAAGTTACAGTACACAACCAACAAGAAATAAAGATGGCAAACTCCAAAGGCAAAATAACGGTAAGGTAAAACTCTATGTCCCGAAGGAAAAATGGGTAAATAAACTTCTTGATAGAAATATTCTAAGAATAAACGGTAACTATTGGAAAATGGTTCATAGACCTGAGCTAATCAATAATGACGACCTTGAAATTATGAGCATCTACGATGCTGAATTACGAGGATTCTATGAATATTACAAAATAGCAAGCAATGTGAGTGTGCTTAATAAAATGGCATACATCATGGAATACAGTATGTATAAAACGTTTGCTAGTAAATATAGAATTTCAGTTAGAAAAGTCATTGATAAATTCAGTGTTAATGGAGTATTTACTGTTAAATATGAGACTAAAAAGGGATTGAAATCTAAAACTTTAATCAGCTCGTTTACAAGAGCAGAAAAAGTAAATAAAGATTCCAAAATCGATAATCTACCTATTGGTTGGGTGTACAGTGGTATCACAAGCCTAATTGACAGGTTGAAAGCTCGCGTATGTGAATACTGCGGAGCGACAAATGTTGATTTAGAAATGCACCATGTCCGAAAGTTAAAAGACCTCAAGAAGAAGAAAAATCTTCAAAAATGGGAATTGATTATGATTGCTCGTAACCGAAGACAATTAGCCTTATGTGCTAGAGGACAAGGAAACGACTGTCATATGAATTTACACAAAGGACAATTGTAA
- the ltrA gene encoding group II intron reverse transcriptase/maturase, producing MVQKFDYPKTENEFNNIREEMYTTTKNLIASGEQPAFKGLLEIIKSEVVIVSAIHKVKANKGSNTPGSSDKTIKDILEQDYLEVVNCIRESLDNYKPLPVRRKWIDKPGKKEKRPLGIPDIADRVIQEMVRQVIEPILDAQFFAHSYGFRPMRDAGMAMERTTDLIHKTGFHWIIEGDISKFFDEVNHTILIKKLYSMGIKDRRVLMIIKQMLKAGIMDEIKTNPKGTPQGGIISPLLANVYLDKFDKWVTREWENKKTRYPYKHSAKKFDKLRKTTNLKPAFLVRYADDWILITKSKSNAEKWRKRIKSYLGTNLKLRLSEEKTKITNVKNNNITFVGIDLKVVKDKSKKYGYYVKSKPNGDNLKRKVKEIHRDIRKTRNFRDKEQLVHNVNLINSKIRGLINYYQMSTWVNKSLNKYDDMLTYAAYKTLKRNKIGKWIPAKEVNNLIGVHADYSSQIPAFEYKGMKIGFTRLTFSKWKKVLLKTQDEVPFTQKGRELHQKRLGKIPPRERADTLINTEFSRIISLGLNRRLYNFEYLMNRAYAYNRDRGKCRVCGEILATFETRTHHINPKLPITIVNRVNNLASTHERCHNYIHNYQKNEEHFTQKVWKKIKGFREKLK from the coding sequence ATGGTTCAAAAATTCGACTATCCAAAAACCGAGAATGAATTTAACAATATACGCGAGGAAATGTACACAACTACAAAAAACCTTATAGCATCTGGAGAACAACCAGCTTTTAAGGGTCTACTCGAAATTATTAAATCAGAAGTAGTCATTGTATCGGCTATCCACAAAGTCAAAGCCAATAAAGGTAGTAACACACCGGGATCAAGCGACAAAACAATAAAAGACATACTAGAACAAGATTACCTTGAAGTAGTCAATTGTATTCGTGAATCTTTGGACAATTACAAACCATTGCCTGTGAGAAGAAAGTGGATAGATAAACCGGGAAAGAAAGAAAAGCGCCCACTAGGAATACCAGATATAGCTGATAGAGTCATTCAAGAAATGGTAAGACAAGTTATCGAGCCAATTCTAGATGCCCAATTCTTCGCTCACTCATACGGTTTCAGACCAATGCGTGATGCAGGAATGGCAATGGAAAGAACAACTGACTTAATTCACAAAACTGGATTTCACTGGATTATCGAAGGAGATATCTCTAAGTTCTTTGACGAAGTAAACCATACTATTCTTATTAAGAAGTTATACAGTATGGGTATCAAAGACCGGAGAGTTCTCATGATTATCAAACAAATGCTCAAAGCGGGAATAATGGATGAAATAAAAACCAATCCAAAGGGTACTCCCCAAGGAGGTATCATTTCACCACTCCTAGCAAATGTGTATTTAGATAAGTTCGATAAATGGGTCACTCGCGAATGGGAAAATAAGAAGACTCGTTATCCTTACAAACATTCTGCAAAGAAGTTTGACAAACTAAGGAAAACGACTAACCTTAAACCCGCTTTCCTAGTAAGATACGCTGATGACTGGATATTAATAACCAAGAGTAAAAGTAATGCCGAAAAATGGAGGAAACGGATTAAGAGTTATTTAGGTACAAACCTCAAATTGCGATTATCAGAGGAAAAGACCAAGATAACGAATGTCAAGAACAACAACATCACCTTCGTTGGCATAGACTTAAAAGTAGTTAAAGACAAAAGTAAGAAGTATGGATATTATGTCAAATCCAAACCAAATGGAGACAATCTGAAACGGAAGGTTAAAGAAATTCATCGAGATATCAGGAAAACTCGAAATTTCCGCGACAAGGAACAACTCGTTCACAACGTTAACCTTATTAATTCTAAAATTAGAGGATTAATAAACTATTATCAGATGTCCACTTGGGTAAACAAATCCCTTAACAAATACGATGATATGCTCACTTATGCTGCATATAAAACATTGAAAAGGAACAAAATTGGTAAGTGGATTCCGGCAAAAGAGGTAAATAACCTCATCGGGGTTCATGCTGATTACTCAAGCCAAATACCGGCCTTTGAATATAAGGGAATGAAAATCGGATTTACAAGATTAACTTTCAGCAAGTGGAAGAAAGTTCTCCTAAAAACACAAGACGAAGTACCTTTCACCCAAAAAGGAAGGGAGCTTCATCAGAAACGTTTAGGAAAAATTCCACCTAGAGAAAGAGCAGATACTCTCATTAACACTGAATTTTCTCGGATTATAAGCCTCGGTCTTAATAGGAGACTCTACAATTTTGAGTACCTAATGAACAGAGCATACGCTTATAACAGAGATAGAGGTAAATGCAGAGTTTGTGGTGAAATACTAGCAACCTTTGAAACTAGGACACATCACATTAACCCTAAATTGCCAATAACAATTGTAAACAGAGTTAACAATCTTGCTTCAACTCATGAAAGATGTCACAACTATATCCATAACTATCAGAAAAATGAAGAACATTTCACTCAAAAAGTTTGGAAAAAGATAAAAGGGTTTAGAGAAAAGTTGAAATAG
- a CDS encoding response regulator transcription factor, whose amino-acid sequence MNNILVIDEQSNYRDGVKNLLEISFSNCVVDTYSSVSEFESTELDITPDIVIIDPSNSLNNYQPTINKFIEWGVKVVLLTLESEKEKHWQFVLKDVQGYLVKDMSTPELLTNLKDISNGNRRIHPTVANVFLERFQESLQANQRFLNEKHDM is encoded by the coding sequence ATGAATAATATTTTGGTCATTGATGAACAAAGTAATTATCGTGATGGTGTTAAGAATTTGCTTGAAATTAGTTTTAGTAATTGTGTAGTTGATACATACAGTTCAGTGTCAGAGTTTGAATCTACAGAGTTGGATATAACTCCCGATATAGTAATAATCGATCCTTCCAATAGTTTAAATAACTATCAACCAACAATTAATAAGTTTATAGAATGGGGAGTTAAAGTTGTCCTTTTAACATTAGAGTCTGAAAAGGAGAAACATTGGCAGTTTGTGTTGAAGGATGTGCAGGGCTATTTAGTTAAGGACATGAGTACACCCGAACTACTAACAAACCTGAAAGACATATCTAATGGTAATCGCCGTATTCACCCGACCGTCGCTAACGTTTTCCTTGAAAGGTTCCAAGAGAGTTTGCAAGCAAACCAACGTTTTTTAAACGAAAAACATGATATGTGA
- a CDS encoding DUF2325 domain-containing protein, with protein MKTIAIFGGDQESTYKQIGKKYGCKVLFHNGKSRNGGNKREFKNIIRKADIVVCLYGALGHVSQDCVKEVCKKLNKDLLFHGQGASGAIAKGLEGIERRTEKVA; from the coding sequence ATGAAGACAATTGCTATTTTTGGAGGAGACCAAGAGTCCACTTACAAACAAATCGGTAAAAAGTATGGTTGCAAAGTCTTGTTCCATAACGGGAAATCTCGAAACGGCGGCAATAAGCGGGAGTTTAAAAATATCATTCGAAAAGCTGATATCGTTGTTTGTCTTTATGGAGCATTAGGTCATGTTTCCCAAGATTGTGTTAAGGAAGTCTGTAAAAAGTTAAATAAGGACCTATTGTTTCATGGACAGGGAGCCAGCGGGGCAATAGCAAAGGGGTTAGAAGGTATTGAGAGACGTACTGAGAAAGTGGCATAA
- the topB gene encoding type IA DNA topoisomerase produces the protein MGKYLFLAEKPSQAKQLAKPFKHASKGSYIEIEPCSYLPNGAFVVHAVGHLCELAQPSDYNPKWKDWSLSDLPLAPPNLEFKLKVSPSGRNQFSVIKRLVLDKSVSTIIHACDPAREGQSIGDHILNLIGNKKPVKRLWTTSLTKDAVLKSLAQLKDNAFFLPLYHESIARQRSDWIMGLSMTRLMTLLLQEKGVHSLFTVGRVQTSLLSIIYEREKSISRFVSKPYWDIEATFKIGNSKFTGKWFKPDEEHIFERGQAQLLAEYCKQKEAYVYSLDSEKQIVKPPQFYNLTDLQIEGNKKLGLSPMKVLEIAQNLYEQGLISYPRSQPKHVTPNEAALFPVILDNLREMSEYKEILSQPIRDISNDKRYIDESKVDDHHAIILTEQPVKLSTLTKHEQIIYDLVARSMIAAHLPDAVFNNTDLVTVVDNKFSFITKASLEVEKGWQVIKDTNSREGKNQLGYTLPNIAKGDKGHVSQTQLDEGKTTPPVRFTQGHLVKVMENASSYIPANEKEGLTKKELSLGTVATRANIVNQLLKQGYLRIEKNKVYMETKGNLLIDALGPESFLTSPITTGKMEQYLEQIGNGKADYSKFVARILELTKQHVAKTIDESKHWDFSQHIVEMQKQIEVGVCFLCGSPVIDKGHSYTCSSYQSSACTFSISKKFKNKELTKHQVSELLKKRTTPLIKGIQKSNKEGTYDAFLVWNDDEGRCKVSFEGVPLKQPKGK, from the coding sequence GTGGGGAAATACTTATTTTTAGCTGAAAAACCCTCCCAAGCTAAACAGTTGGCCAAACCTTTTAAACACGCCAGCAAGGGGAGTTATATAGAAATAGAACCCTGTTCTTATTTACCAAATGGAGCGTTTGTTGTTCATGCTGTTGGACATTTATGCGAGTTAGCACAACCGTCAGATTATAACCCTAAATGGAAAGATTGGTCTCTATCCGACCTACCACTAGCACCACCTAATCTTGAATTTAAACTAAAAGTATCTCCTTCAGGAAGAAATCAATTTTCAGTAATAAAACGGTTAGTATTGGATAAATCCGTATCAACAATAATTCATGCATGTGATCCGGCTCGAGAAGGACAAAGCATTGGTGATCATATTTTGAACCTAATTGGCAATAAAAAACCGGTAAAAAGACTATGGACCACAAGCTTAACTAAAGATGCTGTACTTAAATCACTTGCACAACTTAAAGATAACGCCTTTTTTCTCCCTCTTTACCATGAAAGTATTGCAAGGCAGCGTAGTGATTGGATTATGGGATTAAGTATGACACGCTTAATGACTTTGTTATTACAAGAAAAAGGTGTTCATTCTTTATTTACCGTAGGGCGTGTTCAAACTTCATTACTATCAATTATTTATGAAAGAGAGAAGAGTATTAGTCGTTTTGTTAGCAAACCATACTGGGATATTGAAGCTACATTTAAAATCGGAAATTCAAAGTTTACTGGGAAATGGTTTAAGCCAGATGAAGAACATATTTTTGAAAGAGGACAAGCTCAACTTCTTGCAGAGTATTGTAAACAAAAAGAAGCTTACGTGTATTCTTTAGATTCCGAAAAGCAGATAGTGAAACCACCTCAGTTTTATAATCTAACAGACTTACAAATTGAAGGAAATAAAAAGCTAGGGTTATCACCTATGAAGGTTCTTGAGATTGCCCAGAATCTTTACGAACAAGGGCTTATCAGTTATCCACGTTCTCAACCTAAACATGTAACACCAAACGAGGCAGCGTTATTTCCAGTAATATTAGATAACTTACGTGAAATGTCAGAATATAAAGAAATACTATCACAACCGATACGTGACATCTCTAATGATAAGCGCTACATTGATGAATCGAAGGTAGATGACCATCACGCCATTATTTTGACGGAACAACCGGTGAAATTATCCACTCTCACTAAGCACGAACAAATCATTTATGATTTAGTAGCTAGGTCTATGATAGCAGCGCACCTTCCTGATGCCGTCTTTAACAACACGGACCTGGTAACCGTTGTAGATAATAAGTTTTCATTTATCACCAAGGCCTCACTTGAAGTGGAAAAAGGTTGGCAAGTTATTAAAGATACAAATTCAAGAGAAGGGAAAAATCAGCTAGGATATACACTTCCTAACATAGCCAAAGGTGATAAAGGTCATGTCTCCCAAACTCAGTTAGATGAGGGAAAGACAACCCCTCCAGTTAGATTTACGCAGGGTCACTTGGTTAAAGTAATGGAAAACGCCTCATCCTATATACCCGCTAATGAAAAAGAGGGTCTTACAAAAAAGGAGCTCTCACTCGGTACTGTGGCAACCAGAGCAAATATAGTTAATCAGCTTTTAAAACAAGGATACTTGCGAATTGAAAAAAATAAGGTCTACATGGAAACTAAAGGTAATCTGTTAATAGACGCTCTTGGTCCAGAGTCATTTTTAACATCTCCTATTACAACAGGAAAAATGGAACAATATCTTGAGCAAATAGGTAATGGCAAAGCCGATTATAGCAAATTTGTAGCTCGCATATTAGAACTTACAAAACAACACGTGGCAAAAACCATTGACGAATCTAAACACTGGGACTTTTCGCAACATATAGTTGAAATGCAAAAGCAAATTGAAGTTGGAGTATGCTTCCTATGTGGCAGTCCTGTCATTGACAAAGGGCATTCATACACTTGCTCGTCCTATCAAAGTTCTGCTTGCACTTTTTCGATATCCAAGAAATTTAAAAATAAAGAGTTAACTAAGCATCAGGTCAGTGAATTATTAAAAAAACGTACAACACCGCTAATAAAAGGGATACAAAAAAGCAACAAGGAAGGGACTTACGATGCTTTTCTTGTTTGGAATGATGATGAAGGACGCTGTAAGGTGAGTTTCGAAGGTGTACCTCTGAAACAACCTAAAGGTAAATAA
- a CDS encoding AbrB/MazE/SpoVT family DNA-binding domain-containing protein has protein sequence MMKSTGIVRRVDELGRVVIPVEVRRTLDINHKDSIEMFVDHNNIVLKKYVASSSCILCDEAGDTVGFKGKQICRSCSKELSLTPVTV, from the coding sequence ATTATGAAATCAACAGGTATTGTTAGAAGGGTAGATGAATTAGGTAGAGTGGTTATTCCAGTGGAAGTAAGAAGAACTTTAGATATAAATCATAAAGATTCTATTGAAATGTTCGTAGACCATAACAATATTGTACTGAAGAAATACGTAGCTTCTTCATCTTGTATACTTTGTGATGAGGCTGGTGATACCGTTGGATTTAAAGGTAAACAAATATGTAGAAGTTGTTCTAAAGAATTAAGCTTGACTCCAGTAACTGTTTAA
- a CDS encoding DUF2536 family protein gives MIKYMFDSVGFFMAEDISTLEKKINDDFRVKELGAKIKDVKVNTPLDENGNIYFFIATVVFEMEK, from the coding sequence ATGATAAAATATATGTTTGATAGCGTCGGCTTTTTTATGGCTGAAGATATATCAACTCTCGAAAAAAAAATCAACGATGATTTTAGAGTAAAAGAACTTGGAGCAAAAATAAAAGATGTAAAAGTAAATACCCCTTTAGATGAAAATGGTAATATATATTTCTTTATAGCTACAGTTGTCTTTGAAATGGAAAAATAG
- a CDS encoding DUF6161 domain-containing protein — translation MNFTITLNEQVKLELEKLWEKEFKKKEINLPFKKTPTSFENHQAMINFINEEFPLWSKILEDSQLSNLTNKINQAVNHSTNPHQATSNIRELFNLLVNLSIQKEIIYSKSPEGKLITKLDTTEAKGFHKYITNKPYSTRNSNLDSKLIYGTFLAILFEKGFVKKNDIQELLKSPEDIFNDYQTDYEEAINVLKKKKNELEEQIGTLQNFILDIEEKTSNDISSLNKEWKKEVSDLVSEKKSYIETLEAQYSEKLKLSGPTQYWNELSKTYKKQGIIWSIISLIIGIGLGFIIWGLSLHLNLSDTTDVTNTLQKYLIVAVATSIGFYLLSQGVKITMSRFHLSTDYEERAQLTNVYLALIKAEENYPTEEKQIILQSIFSRSESGLIKGDSGPVMPNNILSQLLRNTR, via the coding sequence ATGAATTTTACAATCACATTGAATGAACAAGTAAAACTAGAGTTGGAGAAACTTTGGGAAAAGGAATTTAAAAAAAAAGAAATAAACTTACCTTTTAAAAAAACTCCTACTTCCTTTGAAAACCATCAAGCAATGATAAATTTTATTAATGAAGAGTTTCCTCTATGGTCGAAAATACTTGAAGACTCACAACTTTCAAATCTGACAAACAAGATAAATCAAGCTGTAAATCATAGTACAAACCCTCACCAAGCCACAAGTAACATTAGAGAGCTATTTAATCTCCTTGTTAATCTCTCAATTCAGAAGGAGATTATCTATTCAAAATCACCAGAAGGGAAACTTATTACCAAGCTAGATACAACAGAAGCAAAAGGGTTTCATAAGTACATAACTAATAAACCATATAGTACTCGTAATTCAAACCTCGACAGTAAATTAATTTATGGTACATTTCTAGCAATACTTTTTGAAAAAGGGTTTGTAAAAAAGAATGATATTCAAGAATTATTAAAATCACCGGAAGATATTTTTAATGATTATCAAACGGATTATGAAGAAGCAATCAATGTTTTAAAGAAAAAAAAGAACGAGTTAGAGGAGCAAATAGGAACATTACAAAATTTCATTTTAGACATCGAAGAAAAGACAAGTAATGATATTAGTAGTCTAAATAAAGAATGGAAAAAAGAAGTTTCAGATTTAGTAAGTGAAAAGAAATCTTACATCGAAACTTTGGAAGCGCAGTATTCAGAAAAACTGAAATTAAGCGGACCAACACAATATTGGAATGAGCTTTCAAAAACATATAAGAAGCAGGGGATCATTTGGTCTATAATTTCTCTAATCATTGGCATAGGTCTAGGATTTATTATTTGGGGATTATCTTTACATTTAAACCTCTCTGACACAACAGACGTAACAAACACACTTCAAAAATACTTAATTGTTGCGGTTGCTACTTCAATTGGTTTTTATCTCTTAAGTCAAGGAGTTAAAATCACAATGAGTCGTTTCCATCTTTCGACAGATTATGAAGAAAGAGCTCAACTAACTAACGTTTATCTTGCATTAATTAAAGCAGAAGAAAATTACCCTACTGAAGAAAAGCAGATTATTTTACAATCTATTTTTAGTAGATCAGAAAGTGGTTTAATAAAAGGGGATTCAGGTCCAGTAATGCCTAATAATATCTTGTCGCAACTACTTAGAAATACAAGATAG